The proteins below come from a single Miscanthus floridulus cultivar M001 chromosome 1, ASM1932011v1, whole genome shotgun sequence genomic window:
- the LOC136504706 gene encoding uncharacterized protein: MKACAKAAGERLPLVCAPSTRRPLARSFVKVSRLPSQYETKSQVSCSVRVSESTAHRIDATAENIFPAIKDHVLKATDAINRGEVIAVPTDTIYGFACDACSAGAVNRIYEIKGRIQTRPLAICVADVSDISRFALVDHLPHGLLDSLLPGPVTVVLKRGENSILETSLNPGLDSIGVRVPDLDFIRSIAHGAGSALALTSANLSGQPSSVCVKDFEGLWPHCSYVFDGGVLPSGRAGSTIVDLITPGFYKILRDGSSRKETAAVLGKFGFVEAS; the protein is encoded by the exons CTTTGTTAAGGTAAGCAGATTACCCTCTCAATATGAGACGAAGTCTCAAGTATCCTGCTCAGTTAGGGTGTCAGAAAGCACAGCTCACAGAATAGATGCCACAGCAGAAAACATTTTCCCAGCAATAAAAGATCATGTCTTGAAAGCAACTGATGCAATCAACAGAGGAGAAGTGATTGCGGTGCCCACTGATACCATATACGGGTTTGCGTGTGATGCCTG CTCTGCGGGAGCAGTTAATCGTATTTATGAGATCAAAGGGCGCATACAAACACGGCCTCTGGCAATTTGTGTTGCTGATGTCTCAGACATATCACGGTTTGCTTTAGTGGACCACTTGCCACATGGCTTGCTTGATAGTCTACTTCCTGGGCCTGTCACTGTTGTTCTAAAACGAG GTGAAAACAGCATATTAGAGACATCACTTAATCCTGGCTTGGATAGCATTGGAGTTCGTGTGCCGGATCTGGATTTCATACGATCCATTGCTCATGGTGCTGGAAGTGCACTTGCACTTACAAGCGCCAACTTAAGCGGACAGCCTAGTAGTGTCTGTGTCAAAGATTTTGAGGGTTTATGGCCACATTGTTCATATGTCTTTGATGGTGGAGTACTTCCTTCTGGGCGTGCTGGTTCAACAATTGTTGATCTAATAACACCAGGATTTTACAAGATATTGAGAGATGGAAG CTCAAGGAAGGAAACAGCAGCAGTGCTTGGCAAGTTCGGCTTTGTTGAAGCTTCGTGA
- the LOC136504714 gene encoding endo-1,4-beta-xylanase 5-like gives MTTKVNGLMDKLAFWLGWIALLQGCMVKSLPYDYSASIECLPEPLEPQYGGGILRNADFSAGLRGWSTFGYGSIAESTSAAGNGFAVALNRTRAYQSVSQKVYLQGDTHYTLSAWLQVSDASADVRAVVKTVGDFVHAGGVVAKAGCWSMLKGGLTAASSGPAELYFESNATVDLWVDSVSLKPFSKDEWTAHRAQSVVVARKKTVRLQATDSAGKPLEGAAVSLDAVRINFPLGAAVSRYILTNSAYQTWFASRFAVATFENEMKWYSTEPAPGREDYTVPDAMMAFAKSNGIAVRGHNVFWDQPSQQPGWVQSLPYPQLLAAASRRIRSVVSRYAGQVIGWDVVNENLHFNFYEGRFGWDASTAFYAAARLLDAGSALMFMNEYNTLEQPGDMAALPARYLQRLQQIIAAYPENGAGMAIGLEGHFTNPNIPYMRAALDTLAQAGIPVWLTEVDVAPGPSQAQHLEEVLREAYAHPAVQGIVIWSAWRPQGCYVMCLTDNNFKNLPQGDVVDRLIAEWRATPGAGATDAQGYFEAELVHGEYKVTVSHPALNSSISRSVKVELGTGSEHYFIDMQV, from the exons ATGACGACCAAAGTTAACGGTCTGATGGATAAACTGGCCTTCTGGCTCGGATGGATTGCTCTCCTGCAAG GCTGCATGGTGAAATCTCTTCCATACGATTACTCTGCAAGCATCGAG TGCTTGCCGGAGCCGCTGGAGCCGCAGTACGGCGGCGGCATCCTCCGTAACGCCGACTTCAGCGCGGGCCTCCGGGGCTGGTCCACCTTCGGCTACGGCAGCATCGCGGAGAGCACGTCGGCGGCGGGCAACGGGTTCGCCGTCGCGCTCAACCGGACGCGGGCGTACCAGAGCGTCAGCCAGAAGGTGTACCTGCAGGGCGACACGCACTACACCCTCTCCG CGTGGTTGCAGGTCAGCGACGCAAGCGCCGACGTGCGGGCCGTCGTCAAGACCGTCGGTGACTTCGTCCACGCCGGCGGCGTCGTCGCCAAGGCCGGGTGCTGGTCCATGCTCAAGGGCGGTCTCACCGCCGCGTCTTCGGGTCCGGCCGAGCTCTACTTCGAG AGCAACGCTACGGTGGACCTGTGGGTGGACAGCGTGTCGCTGAAGCCCTTCTCCAAGGACGAGTGGACGGCGCACCGCGCCCAGTCCGTGGTGGTGGCGCGCAAGAAGACGGTGAGGCTTCAGGCGACGGACTCCGCCGGGAAGCCGCTGGAGGGCGCGGCGGTGTCCCTGGACGCGGTCCGGATCAACTTCCCGCTGGGCGCGGCCGTGAGCCGGTACATCCTCACCAACTCGGCGTACCAGACGTGGTTCGCCTCCCGCTTCGCGGTGGCCACCTTCGAGAACGAGATGAAGTGGTACAGCACGGAGCCGGCGCCCGGGCGCGAGGACTACACGGTCCCAGACGCCATGATGGCGTTCGCCAAGTCCAACGGCATCGCCGTGCGTGGCCACAACGTGTTCTGGGACCAGCCCAGCCAGCAGCCCGGGTGGGTGCAGTCGCTTCCATACCCGCAGCTGCTGGCGGCGGCGTCGCGGCGGATCCGCTCCGTCGTGTCGCGCTACGCCGGGCAGGTCATCGGCTGGGACGTGGTCAACGAGAACCTGCACTTCAACTTCTACGAGGGCCGCTTCGGCTGGGACGCGTCCACCGCCTTCTACGCCGCTGCGCGCCTGCTGGACGCCGGCTCCGCGCTCATGTTCATGAACGAGTACAACACGCTGGAGCAGCCGGGCGACATGGCCGCGCTGCCGGCCAGGTACCTGCAGCGCCTGCAGCAGATCATCGCCGCCTACCCGGAGAACGGCGCCGGCATGGCCATCGGCCTCGAGGGCCACTTCACCAACCCAAACATCCCCTACATGCGCGCCGCCCTCGACACCCTCGCCCAGGCCGGCATCCCCGTCTGGCTCACCGAGGTCGACGTCGCCCCAGGCCCCTCGCAGGCGCAGCACCTGGAGGAGGTGCTGCGGGAGGCGTACGCGCACCCGGCGGTGCAGGGGATCGTCATCTGGTCGGCGTGGCGGCCGCAGGGGTGCTACGTCATGTGCCTCACCGACAACAACTTCAAGAACCTGCCGCAGGGGGACGTCGTGGACCGCCTCATCGCCGAGTGGCGCGCGACACCGGGGGCCGGCGCCACGGACGCGCAGGGCTACTTCGAGgccgagctcgtccacggcgagtATAAGGTCACCGTCAGCCACCCGGCGCTCAACAGCTCCATCTCCCGAAGCGTCAAGGTGGAGCTGGGCACAGGGAGTGAGCACTACTTCATTGACATGCAGGTCTAG